A stretch of DNA from Hoeflea ulvae:
TCGGACAGGTAGCGCAGCTTGCCGGTGCCGTTGGTGGCCTTTTCCCAGGCGCCCATGACAAAGGCGTCATTGACCGACACCACGGCGATTTCATCCACACCCTTGGCCAGAATCGCGTCACGGTTCTCGATGTAACCCGGGACATGATTGAGGTGGCAGGTCGGCGTGAAGGCGCCGGGTACGGCAAACAGCACGACCTTCTTGCCGGCGAACAGATCGCTGACCTTGGTTTCCGTCATGCCATCCTCGGTCTTTTCCTTGAAGGTGGCTTCCGGCAGTTTGTCCCCGATTGCAATTGTCACGTCATCACTCCCTCTTTGCTGAAACTCAGGACTAGGATTTAGAGCCCTTCATCCTGAAATGGAAGCGGTTTGATGGAATGGATTTTTTGCGCCAGCCGGGAAAACACCGCAGTCATGATGCCGGGCATCGTGCGGGGATCTTGACGCCAGTGTTGCGACAAATTCAATTGAGCGGCGCGCGCCCTGTCGGCAGGCTCAGCCCGATGGCGCGTTGGCCAAGTGTCACCACGATATCGAGATTTTCACCGGCGACGCCTGCATCCGGCGCCGGTTCCGGAAGCCCCTCGATCCGCACGGTCCAGGTGGCAAGACCTGCCTCGTCACTGACAAGCTGCGGCGGCGCAAAGGCAAAGCCTTGCGGCCCGGCGACAAACAGGTCCGGTGTCACCCCGGATGGCCTGAAACCGGGCAGTCTTGCCGCTATTTCGAGACTCTTGCTTTCGGCGTCAAACCGGGCCGTCTCGACCTTGAAATCCGCTCCGGGAGCCTCGGGAAGCCGCGCAAAGGCGTCCGCGACGATGCTCGGGGCTCCATCATCGGCAACCGAGCCTTCCGCCAGATCGACCGTGAAATCGGCCTGGAACGGAACGCAGATTTTCTCGCATATGCCGACAAAGGCCATGGCCCGGATCTGCACCCGACCCGATCCGGTGCGCCGGAAGGTCAGGGGGAAGCGCACAGGCGCGGTGTAGCCGGCCCAGATCGCATAGCCGTCGTCGACCCGCACCGGTGGCGGGTAGTGCATGGTCTCAAGAACCACGTTCCGGCTTGCGGAAGCATCGAGCATCGGCGGAATGCCGGCGCTGCCCGGGTCACGCCAATAGGTTTTCCAGCCCGGCTCGAGATCGATGTCGAGAACGCCCCTGATGGTGCCATCCTGGTCGGCCGCCGGGTCGATCACCAGCCGCATGCGACCGCCTTCGGTCTCGGCCCAGCCGCTGTCGAGCGCCGACGCGGGCGAGAGCGCCAGCACAAGGGCTGTGACAGGAGCGGCGATCAGCAAGAGAACCCGGCGTGGAGAAAGGCGGCAAAGAGACTTGAGCATGGCGTCAGTCTAGCGGAAACCGCCCGGCCAAATCCATTCAATCCTTCGGGCCCGCGCTCATATTTGCGTGACCGGTCCGCGCTGCGGCAAAGGCGCACGGCCGGTGCGCCGCAAAAGCCTTCCCAAAACCTCAAAACTTGCTAGGCTTGAACAATGTTCGGGATCGAGGACCATTTGTCCCGGCGCGAGCGGGGATGTCTGGACGGGCATTTCCTTGTCGCCATGCCGGGAATGGAGGACGAGCGCTTTGAGCGCACGGTGATCTTCGTGTGCGCGCATTCCGAGGAGGGCGCCATGGGGTTCATACTCAATCGCCCGCAACCGGTCCGGTTTCATGAACTGGTCGAGCGGCTCGAGCTCGACAGTCCGAAACAGTCGCACAAGCGCCCGGTGATCAAGGGCGATACTGCTCCGGATTTTCCGATCCAGTTCGGCGGCCCCCTCGATGTCGGGCGCGGCTTCGTGCTGCATTCGGACGATTACATGAGCCAGTCGACCATGCCGGTCAATGACGATCTGTGCCTGACCGCGACGGTGGATATTCTGCGCGCCATCAGCCAGGGACTGGGGCCGCGCCGCGGCATCATGCTGCTGGGCTATGCCGGCTGGGCGCCGGGGCAGCTTGAGGACGAGATGTCATGCAATGCCTGGCTGAGCTGCCCGGCCCATGAGGACATCGTTTTCGATCCCGACCATTCCGGCAAATATGACCGGGTGCTGGCCATCATGGGGATCGCGCCGGCGATGCTTTCGACCCAGACCGGTCACGCATAACCGGTCGGGCTTAGGCCGTCAGTTCGGTTTGGAAACCGGAAACCGTTCCTTGAGAAGCTTGAGAACCGAATCCGAACCGATCGGCGGGCCGAACAGGAAGCTCTGCCCGTAATCGCAGCCGATTTCGGAGAGCTTGATCGCATCTTCCTCGGATTTGACGCCCTCGGCCACCACCTGCATGTCCAGTTTCTTGGCCAGATCGACGATCGACCGGATCAGCACGCCGCCCTTGTCGGACTGGTCGATGACCAGAGACCTGTCGATCTTCAACGTCTTGAACGGAAAGCGGGTCAGATAGGCCAGCGAGGAATGGCCGGTTCCGAAATCGTCCAGTGTCAGGCCGATGCCGGCATCGGCCAGCCGTGACAGGGTCATCAGCGCCTGTTGCGGATTGTGCATGACCAGGGTTTCGGTCAGCTCCAGCCGGAACCGCTTCGGGTCGCAGCGCGAAGCCGAGATCGCCTTGATGACGTCGTTGCACAGGTCGCTCTTGAGCAATTGCGCGCTCGACAAATTCACCGACATGAAACCCGCGACTTCGCCGACGGCTTCCTGCCACCGCGCCAGGTCTTCCGCCGATTGCTTGAGCGCATACATGCCGAGTTCGAGGATCAGGTCGGAGGCTTCTGCGATGGGGATGAATTCGGACGGCGGCACGGTGCCGCGCTTGGGGTCCTCCCAGCGCAGCAGCGCTTCAAAGCCGGCAATCTCCGCATCCTTGAGTTCGACGATCGGCTGGTAGACCAGTGTGAGTTCCCGCCGCTCCAGCGCCCGGCGCAGATCGCTTTCCAGCCGCTGGCGGTCCGAGCCGACGGTCCTGAAGGCCGGCCGGAACGGTTCGATCCGGTTGCCGCCAAAACGCTTGGCCTGATACATGGCCAGTTCGGCGTCCTTTATCAGATCGTCGGGAATGGCGTTGTTTTCGACCCAGGTCACCACGCCGATGGAGGCGGTCAGCCGGATGTCCTGTCCGGCAAAATCGATCGGGGCGGCAATCGCCTTGGAGATGGCTTCCGCCAGCGCCGCCACCTTGACGGCGTCCTGTTCGGACACCAGCACCAGGCCGAACTGGTCGCCGGCAATGCGTGCCAGCGTGTCCTGCGGCTTGAGCAGCCGTTTCAGCCGCCGCGTCAGCGCCAGCAGGATGGTGTCGCCCACCGACATTCCGAGCCTGTCATTGACCTGCTTGAAGCGGTCGAGATCGATCATGAACACGCTCGGGCGCACATCCGGGTAGCGCTCGGCCATGTTGATCATGGTCTCGAGCCGGTCGACGAACAATTGCCGGTTGGGCAGTCCGGTCAGATTGTCGTGAACCGCGTCATGCAGCAGCCGGTCTTCCGAGGTCTTCTGCTCGGTAACGTCGATGATGGTGCCGACGCAGCGGATGACTTCGCCGTTTGAGCCCAGCACCGGCCGAGCCCTGAGCGCCATCCAGTGGTAATGCCCGTCTTCGGCGCGCATGCGGAACTGGTGGTTGAGCCGGCCCTTGCGGTGTTCGAGCAGCACGTCAAGCGTGGTGCGGAAGCGGTCGCGGTCATCGGCATGAACCCGCGGCAGCCAGAGCCGTGCCGGTCCGGCCAGCGAGCCGGGCGACAGTCCCAGCTGCGGCGACAGGTCAGGCGAGGTGACGACGCGATCGCGGGTCACATCCCAGTCCCAGACCGTGTCGCCGGACCCGGCAAGCGCCATGGCCTGACGCTCCATGTCCGAAAACAGGCCCTGGTGATAGGCGCCGCCGGCAAAGGCGTGCTGCATCACCGTGAACCCCATCAAAAGCACGATCAGCACCAGACCGCCGCCCAGCGCCGGCTGCACGATATCGTTGGCCAGTTGCCCGGTCACCGTCATCCAGGCACCGAAGAGCCAGCACAGGATCAGCGCCCAGGTGGGGATCAGCATCACCGCCCGGTCATATCGGTGAAAGCCGAGATAGGCGATCAGGGCCACGCCGGCGACGGCCGTGGCCGCAAAGGAAAGCCGGGCAATGCCCGAGGCCACCGGCGGATCATAGATGGCGACGGCAAACAGCCCGCCCAGGCCCAGGATCCACGCGACCGTTACATAGGACAGGTTGGTGTGCCAGCGGTTGAGATTGAGATAGGTGAACAGGAACACCACGAGCCCGGTCGCCAGCAGCACCTCGGTGCCCGAGCGCCAGATCCGCTCGTCGCCGGGGGTGACGCTGATCAGCTTGGACAGGAAACCGAAATCCACCGAGACATAGGCGAGCACGGCCCAGGCCAGTGCCGCAGTCGCCGGAAGCATGGAGGTGCCCTTGACCACGAAGAGGATGGTCAGGAACACCGCCAGAAGTCCGGCAATGCCGAGCACGATGCCGCGATAGAGCGTATAGGCGTTGACCGCGTCCTTGTAGGCCTCGGGCTCCCACAGATAGATCTGCGGCAGATCGGGTGCGGCCAGTTCAGCGACGAAGGTGATCACGGTTCCCGGGTTGAGCGTGATGCGGAAGACGTCGTCCTCGCTGCTTTCGACCTTGTCGAGGGCAAAGCCCTCGCTCGGGGTGATCCCCAGAATGCGGGCGGAGCCCAGATCCGGCCACAGGATGCCGGATCCGACCAACCGGAAATGCGGCGCCACGATCAGCCGGTCGATCTGTTCATCGGTGACATTGGCCAGCGCAAACACCGCCCAGTCGCCCGAATGCTGCGGCGAGCTGGCGCGGACCTCGATGCGGCGGACGATCCCGTCCGCTCCGGCGGCCGTCGACACCTGAAAGGCCTCTCCGCGCCGCTTGTAGATCTCGGTGGTCGCGGTCAGGTCAAGGGCGGTGTCATCGCGGCTGATCTTGACCGGTTCGGTGGCCTGCGCCATCGGCGCAAGCACGAACATCACGCAGGCGACAACCAGACCGCACAGGGTCTTCACGCTGCAGGCGGCCAGAGCGCCGCGACGTCTGGTGGTGGTGAAACGGGATATGCATGTCATCCGCCGGAACCGGATCCTTTCGACCGTGCGACTCGCCAATCCTCGGCTATCAGCGCGTAAAGCAGGTGATCACGCCAGGCGCCGTTGATTTTGAGGTAGCCGTTCAAATATCCCTCACGCCGAAAACCGACATTTTCAAGGAGGCGCTGGCTCCTTGCATTGTCGGGAATACAGGCCGCCTCTATCCGGTGCAACCGCATCCGTTCAAACACATGGGGAAGGAGGGATTTAAGTGCGTCATGCATCAGGCCCTTGCCGGCATATTGATGCCCCATCCAGTAGCCCAGCGAGCAGCATTCCGCAGCGCCGCGCCGGATCGTGCCCAGTGTGACACCGCCGACCAGGCGCCCGTTCGCCTTCTGGCAAACAAACAGCGGCAGCGCCAGACCGGCCTCGCGATCGGCGTCATAGCGGCGGATCCGGTAGCGGAAGGCCGGGCGGGTCAGGTCGTCCTCGGGCCAGCGCGGCTCCCATGGCTCGAGAAACGCCCGGCTTGCCGCGCGAAGCTGGCTCCATTCGGCAAAGTCTCCCGCCTGCGGATGGCGCAGAAAGGTGCGCTCTCCCTCTATCCGAAACTCTTCCTGGGCTCGTCCGCGGAATCTGAATACCGGAGGCGCCATGGCGGCCTCTGAACTTTACTCGGCCGCAGCGGTACGCCCGCCACGTTGGCCAAGTGCATGCGCCATTTCGGTCACCGGCATGAGCGTGTCGATCGGTCCGATTGCCGACACCGTGATCGGTGTCTCGAAGAACAGTTTTTCGGAAAGATCGGACAGCCGTTTCGGCGTGATGTTGGCGAGCCGCTCCATCAGTTCGACATTGCTGACCGGCCGGCCGAACAACAGCATCTGGCGGGCGATCTGGCTGGCTCTCGCCGCCGGGCTTTCCTGCGCCATCAACAGGCCGGAACGGACCTGCGCCCGCGACCGGTTGATTTCCTGTTCCTCGACGCCGTCGGCGGCCTTGGCCAGTTCGGCGAGAATGACCGGGACCAGTTCGGCCAGGTCATCGGCGCCGGTTGCGGCGTGAACGCCGAACAGGCCGGAATCCGAAAAGCCCCAGTGAAAGGCATAGACCGAATAGCACAGCCCGCGTTCCTCGCGGACCTCCTGGAACAGGCGCGATGACATGCCGCCGCCCAGGATGTTGGCGAGCATCTGCGAGCAGTAGAAGTCACGGACCTGGTAGGCCCGGCCTTCGAATCCGATCATCATCTGCGCGTCCATCAGGTCGCGGCTCTCGCGGTAGTCGCCACCGGTATAGATGGCTTTCGGGATGGCGCGCAATTGCGTGCCGGTCGGCTTGATCGACTTGCCGAAGCGCTCGTCGACCAGCTTGACGAAGATGTCGTGATCGACCGCGCCGGCGGCCACCACTACCATGCGGTCGCCGGTGTAATGCCGGGCGAGATAGCTTTTGATCTGCGCCGTGGTAAAGGCCTTCACCGTTTCCGGCGTGCCCAGGATCGGCCGTCCGATGGTCTGGTCGCGGAAGGCGGCTTCGGCGAACTTGTCATAGACCACGTCGTCGGGCGTGTCGTTGGCCGCGCCGATTTCCTGCAGGATGACGTGTTTTTCGCGGGTGAGTTCATCCTCGTCAAACACCGAATTGGTCAGAATGTCGTGCAGGATGTCGACCGCCAGCGGCACGTGGTCCTTGAGCACGCGGGCATAATAGGATGTGGTTTCCGTCGAGGTTGCGGCATTGACTTCGCCACCGACATTCTCGATTTCCTCGGCGATCTGACGGGCCGTGCGCTTGTGCGTTCCCTTGAACGCCATGTGCTCGAGCAGATGGGCAATGCCGTGCTCGTCAGCGGTCTCGTCACGGGAGCCCGATTTCACCCAGACCCCCAGAGCGACGCTCTCGAGATGGGGCATCGTCTCGGTCACGACGGTGACGCCGTTGTCGAGAGTTGTTGTCTTGACTTTCATGCGTGTCACTTTCCTCGGGTCATTGTGCGGCCCGCGTCAGGGACAAGATATGGGCTTCCACCTTGTCCTGTTCACTCGGCAACACGCTGAACCGTTCCTCCCGTTTCATCAAATCAGAGAGCCACGACGGGAGCGCGGGGTCAATACCACAGGCTTGTTTTACGGCGTCGGGGAACTTCGCCGGATGCGCTGTCGCCAGCGTTATCATGGGTGCGGCAGGCTTCGTCATCCGGTCTGCGACATGGACGGCCACGGCCGTGTGCGGATCAAGCACATAGCCGGTTTGTGCCTGCATGTCGCTGATCACCGCCTTGACCTGGCGCTCGCTGGCGCGGCCGGCGCGGAAGTCCTTGCGGATCGCCTTGAGCGCGGCTTCACCGATGTCGAAGGCGCCCGACTGCTTCAGCCCCGACATCGCCCGGCGCACGGTTTCCGCGTCACGCGCCCCGGCCTCGAACAGGAGCCTTTCGAAATTCGACGAGATCTGGATGTCCATCGATGGCGAGGTGGTTGGATTGACGCCGCGCATCTCGTAGCGGCCCGTGCGCATCGTGCGCGCCAGAATGTCGTTCTCGTTGGTGGCAATCACCAGCTTGGCGATCGGCAATCCCATGCGCTTGGCGCAGTATCCGGCGAAGATATCGCCGAAATTGCCGGTGGGAACCGTGAAAGACACCTTGCGGTCGGGCGAGCCCAGGGAAACCGCGGCGGTGAAATAATAGACGATCTGGGCCATGATCCGGGCCCAGTTGATCGAATTGACGCCGGACAGGCGCACCTGGTCGCGGAAGGAGCCGTGATTGAACATGGCTTTGATCATGTCCTGGCAATCGTCGAAATTGCCCTGAAGCGCCACGGCATGGACATTGGACGCTTTCGACGTGGTCATCTGCCGCTGCTGCACCGGTGAAACCCGGCCTTCGGGAAACAGGATGAAGATGTCGGTGCGGTCACGCCCGGCAAAGGCGTCGATCGCAGCACCGCCGGTGTCGCCTGATGTGGCGCCGACTATGGTCGCACGCTGGTCGCGCTTGGCCAGGACATGGTCCATCAGCCGGGCGATCAACTGCATCGCCACGTCCTTGAAGGCCAGGGTCGGGCCGTGAAACAGCTCCAGAATGAAGGCGTTGGCGCCGGTTTGCACCAAGGGAGCGACAGCCGGATGCCGGAAGGTGGCATAGGCCTCGTCGATCATCGCCCGCAATGCCTCTGGCTCGATCTCGCCGGCGGTGAAGGGTTCCATCACGCGGAACGCGATCTCCTGATAGCTCTGGCCACGCATCGCCCGGATATCCTTGCGGGTGAATGTCGGCCATTCGCGCGGCACATACAGTCCGCCATCGCGGGCCAGGCCTGCCAGAAGTGCATCGGAAAAGCCCAGGTTCGGGGCTTCGCCCCGTGTCGAAATATAGTCCACAGACATGTTCTCCGGTGGTGGACGCGGGTCGCGCAAGATGAGATAAAGTCGGTCGAATTCTCGCCACGCGGCTGATATAGACCATGGGCGGTCGTCATGCAAAGGCTAGACGATGTCTGCGAAATTTGCCCCGGGCGTTGTGTGAATGAAGGTAGGTATATTGTGTCAAACTCATTGTTGCGTTTCATCCCGGCTCTGATCGGTGCTGCCGTGATCGCCGGCTGCACCTCCACTGATCCGCGCGCCGTTCTCGGCGGCGGCGGCCAGCAGCCGGCAATCGATCAGGCGACGAATGCGCCGGTGGTGCAGGGCACCTGCCCGCAGGTGATCTTGCGCGAAGGCACGGCCTATTACACACGCTATGCCAAGGGCGGTGAGGGCGACGCCACCAAGGTGATGCACCAGGCTTCGATTTCCGACACCACGCGGCAATGCCGCATCAGCGGTGATCAGATGATCATCACGGTTGTCGCCTCTGGGCGCGTCGTGGCCGGACCTGCCGGCAAGCCGGGCACTGTCGAGGTGCCGGTGCGCATCGCCGTGGTCGAGGGCGATACGGTGCTCTATTCGGAACTGCAGAAACAGCCTGTGAACCTGCTGGAAGGCATGCCCGCCGAGCAGTTCATCTTCACCAATGACAGCGTGGCATTCCCGGCGGCCTCGTCGCAGACGGCCAAGCTCTATGTCGGCATCGACCCGGGCCCGTACAACACGCCCTGACGGCCGCACTGATCACAGAAGTTCGGACCATCCGGCCAGCGCTTCAACGGTGGCCGGAAGCTCGGCCATCCGCCGGATCACGGTCTCGGCCCCGGCCTCGGTCAGCTTGTCGGCGTGACCGGGATAGCTGTGCGAGCCGCCGGTGAAGCCGACGACGCGCATGCCGGCGGCGGCTGCGGCATGGATGCCGTGCACCGAATCCTCGACCACCAGAACCTTCTCCGGCTCGACAGTGAATGTCCGGGCACCGTGCAGGAACACGTCCGGCGCCGGCTTGGTGCGGCCTTCGCCGACTTCCCGCGCCGAATAGACATGCTCGCCGAAAAGCCGGTCGATGCCGGTGCGCGCCAGCATCATGGTCAGGCGCTTCTGCTCCGAATTCGAACAGATGCAGCGCGGGCCCGGAATGCGGCTGATTGCCTCGATGACGCCGTCAATGGCGACGACTTCGGTGGCCAGCCGCTTGTCGAGCAGCTTGTCGGATGCATCCAGCAGTGCGGCGGAGAACGGGATGCTGGATTCGCGCTCGACCTCGAACAGGATGTCCTTCCAGGTCAGACCGGCGAAACGCTCGGCCACCTCTTCCGGGCTGATCGGAAAGCCGGCTTCGGTCAGAAGCTTCGATTCCACCTGGGCGGCGACAATTTCACTGTCGACGAGAACGCCGTCGCAATCAAAAATGATGAGGTCGAAACCGGACATGGAATTGCTCCTGCAATTTTAGGGGTGAGGCGTCGGGGAAACGCCACGGGACCTACAGCATGCCCGCAGGGCAGGCAAGGGAGGGCGCGCGAATAGCCGGTTGCAGGGGCCGGTTTCGCCGCCGGCTGAGGCAAACGCGCCTGGCAGACAGGTTTTCTCGTGTCCTGCGGCGGCAAGCCAAGCCCTTCAAATCAGTCGCAAACCGCAATTGCCAGTCCGCTTTGGGCACAAAAACGCCACAATCAAATCCGGGCATTCACCAGATGTTTACTCTGTTCGGTAACCATAAGGATCAGTTGTTGCGTATGTGTAGAGTGAGTATCCCATGGCCCGATCTGTTTCGCTTTCGAAAGTTCAAACCGCCAATGACACGCGTCAAACCTGGCTCGACACCATCATCAAGGGGGATTGTGTGGCAGCGCTCGAAGCGCTTCCGGCAAATTCCGTCGATGTCATTTTTGCCGACCCGCCCTACAATCTGCAGCTTGGCGGCGATCTCGCCCGTCCCGACCAGTCGATGGTCGATGCCGTCAATGACCACTGGGACCAGTTCGACAGCTTTGCCGCCTATGACGCGTTCACCCGCGCCTGGCTGCTGGCCTGCCGCCGGGTGCTCAAGCCCACTGGCACGATCTGGGTGATCGGTTCGTATCACAATATCTTCCGCGTCGGCACGCAGCTCCAGGACATCGGTTTCTGGCTGCTCAACGACATTGTCTGGCGCAAGACCAATCCGATGCCGAATTTCCGCGGGCGCCGGTTCCAGAATGCCCACGAGACGATGATCTGGGCCTCTCCGGACCAGAACTCCAAGGGCTACACCTTCAATTACGAGGCGATGAAGGCCTCCAATGATGACGTGCAGATGCGTTCGGACTGGCTGTTTCCGATCTGCACCGGCGGCGAACGACTCAAGGGCGAGGACGGCAAGAAGGTTCACCCGACCCAGAAGCCCGAAGCGCTGCTGGCACGGGTGCTGATGGCCTCGTCCAAGCCGGGCGACGTGGTGCTTGATCCGTTCTTCGGATCCGGCACAACCGGTGCGGTGGCCCGTCGTCTCGGCCGTCACTTCGTCGGCATCGAGCGCGAGCAGGTCTATATCGATGCCGCCCGGGCACGCATCGACGCTGTCGAGCCGCTGGGCAAGAACGAACTCACGGTGCTGACCGGCAAGCGCGCCGAGCCGCGGGTGGCCTTCAATGTGCTGATCGAGGCCGGCCACGTCAAACCGGGCGATGTGCTGCATGACGCCAAGCGCAAGCACCAGGCGATCGTGCGCGCCGACGGCACGCTGGTTGCCAACGGCACCGCAGGTTCGATCCACAAGATCGGCGCCGTGGTACAGGGCTTTGATGCCTGCAACGGCTGGACCTTCTGGCATGTGGAAACCCCGGACGGCCTCAAGCTGATCGATGATTTCCGCAGCGCCATCCGCCTCGAGATGGCCCACGCAGGCTAGGCCGAACAGTTTCAGATCCGGCGGGCGTCAAGTACCTTCAGTCACCGCCGGACATGCAGCGCCCGGGATGTTTTGAGCATCCCGGGCGTTTTGCATTGAAATGTCCGGAGGTGAAAGCTCACCCGCAACTTTGATTTGAACCAAACCCCGCGCCAGACGTTTTCCCAGGCAAGCCAGATCTTGCACAACCAGCACCGCAGATTTCGCGGTCTTACAGGAGATAGTGGCATGGGTGAAATGACCGACAAGACCAAGGCCGCCGGTAACAAGGTTGCCGGAGCAACCAAAGACGCCGTCGGCAAGGCGACCGACAACAAGAAACTTCAGGCCGAAGGCAAGGCGCAAAAGGCCAAGGGCGCCGCGCAGAACGCATCCGGCAAGATCAAGGGCGCCTTGGGCGACAAGGTTTGACGTTCAAGCCTGAATCATTGCCAACTGGCTGCGCCCCGACAGGGGCGTGGCCTTTTTCTCTTTTCAGGTGAGGTTCACCATGGATCCGCATACAGATCTCACCAGTCCCGACATCATCACGATAAAACGTGTTCTGATCGGGATATTCATCGTTCTCATTGCCCAGGTGCTGTTCGTTGCCCAGGACGTCGTCATGCCGATGGTGCTGGGTGTTCTCATCGCCCTGACGCTGAGACCGGTCGTGCGCTTTGCCGACAAGCGCGGCATCCCCTCGGGAATTTCCGCCATCCTGATCATCGTGTTTCTGGCCGGTGGTCTTGGCTTCGGCGCCTATTCGCTGTCCGGACCGGTCACGGACCTGATCGCGTCCGCGCCCGAGACGGGCGTGAAGATCAGGGCGAAATTCGCCGAATACCAGGATGAGATCGAGGCCGTGAAGGAGGCAACCGAGCAGGTCGAGACACTTGCCCAGGGCTCGGACACCCCCGCTGTGCAGAAGGTTGTGGTGCAGCAGCCGGCTTTGCTCACCGCCGCCGCCTCCAACGCCTTTGTCGGCCTTACCACCTTCGTGGTGGCGCTGATCCTTGCGCTGTTCCTGCTTTCGACCGGCACGCTGTTTTACGAGAAGGTCGTGGGCATCATGCCGCTGATGAGCGAGAAGAAGCGTGCCTTGCGCGTGATCTATGACGTGGAACGGCAGGTCTCGCGCTACCTCTTCACCATCACGCTCATCAATGCCGGGCTCGGTGTCGCTATCGGCCTGGGCCTGTGGCTCTACGGCATGCCGAACCCGATCATGTGGGGCTGCATAGCCGCGATTCTGAATTTTCTGCCCTTCATCGGTGCATGGGGGGCGCTGCCGCGCTTGCCGCCACCGCCATGGTTGTCTACCCGACGCTCGGGGCGGCATTGATCGCGCCTGCCATCTATCTCGGCTTCACCATGCTGGAAGGCAATGTGCTGACGCCGATGATCGTCGGCCGCAGGCTCGAGCTCAACATCGTCGCCGTTTTTCTCACCGTGACGGTCTGGGGCTGGCTCTGGGGCCTGGTCGGCGCGCTGATGGCGGTGCCGATCCTGGTTGGCGTCAAGGTCCTGTGTGACAACTTTGAATCGATGAATGCCTTTGGCCAGTTCCTGTCCGGGCGACCGGCTGCCGAAGACAAGGAAATTGCCGAGGAACGCGGCGCGGGCTGAACCGCGATTGCGGCAGGGAACCAATTGCCCGCTGGGGTGTTCTGCAGAAGAAGTGCAACCACGCAGGATACTATGTCATGGCTATTTCAACTCTGCTCATCATCATTCTGATCATTCTTCTGATCGGCGCGGTGCCGTCCTGGCCGCATGCGCGCAACTGGGGCTACGGCCCATCCGGCTTTCTCGGTCTGGCGCTGCTGATCGTCATCATCCTGGCGCTCACCGGCCGCTTCTGACCGCGGACCTGATGCCCGGTCGTCTCTGGCGGCCGGGCATCAGGACGCAGCTGCATGATCAATTCAGGAGAAGACGCTTGAGGTCGGCGCGAAGGGTTTCGGGGTCGGTAAACAGTACGGACTGCCATCCGGCCGCAATGGCGCCATCGACATTTTTCTGGCTGTCGTCAATGAACAGGCAGGCCGCAGGATCAAGCTCAAAACTCTTGACGTGGGTCTCGTAGATCGCGAGGTCCGGCTTGATCAGGCCAATCTCGCCCGACACCGTCACCCCGCGGGGAATCTTCAGGAACGGATACATCTCGCGCGCCTGCCGGAAGGTATCGGCGGCGAAATTGGTCAGCATGGTCACGTCGCGTCCCTGCTGGATCAGGTCGAGCATGATATCGACGCTGCTGTCATAGGCATGACTGACCATCTCCGGCCAGTGCAACCGGAAGGCCCGGATCAGCTCGGCCTTGTCGGGAAACTGCTCGATCAGCAGCGCCTCGGCCTCGCCCCAGTCGCGCCCGCGATCCTGCTCCAGGTTCCAGTCCTGGGTGCAGATCTTGTCGAAGAATTCCCTGCGTTCGGTCTCGTCCGGGATCAGCCGGCTGAACGGAATGTTCGGATCGTAATGGATCAGCACCTTGCCGATATCGAACACGATGTGACGGACAGGGCGGCCCTCGGGCCGGATGGTTTCACTCATGACTTGCCTTTTCTGAACAATGCGGGGTAGGCGGCACTGAGCGCCTTCTTCATCACGGTTGGCAGC
This window harbors:
- a CDS encoding peroxiredoxin; this encodes MTIAIGDKLPEATFKEKTEDGMTETKVSDLFAGKKVVLFAVPGAFTPTCHLNHVPGYIENRDAILAKGVDEIAVVSVNDAFVMGAWEKATNGTGKLRYLSDWDASFTKAIGLDADLSAGTLGTRSQRYSMIVEDGTVTALNIEDTPGKAVTSGAAALLDQL
- a CDS encoding YqgE/AlgH family protein — its product is MEDERFERTVIFVCAHSEEGAMGFILNRPQPVRFHELVERLELDSPKQSHKRPVIKGDTAPDFPIQFGGPLDVGRGFVLHSDDYMSQSTMPVNDDLCLTATVDILRAISQGLGPRRGIMLLGYAGWAPGQLEDEMSCNAWLSCPAHEDIVFDPDHSGKYDRVLAIMGIAPAMLSTQTGHA
- a CDS encoding EAL domain-containing protein; the protein is MTCISRFTTTRRRGALAACSVKTLCGLVVACVMFVLAPMAQATEPVKISRDDTALDLTATTEIYKRRGEAFQVSTAAGADGIVRRIEVRASSPQHSGDWAVFALANVTDEQIDRLIVAPHFRLVGSGILWPDLGSARILGITPSEGFALDKVESSEDDVFRITLNPGTVITFVAELAAPDLPQIYLWEPEAYKDAVNAYTLYRGIVLGIAGLLAVFLTILFVVKGTSMLPATAALAWAVLAYVSVDFGFLSKLISVTPGDERIWRSGTEVLLATGLVVFLFTYLNLNRWHTNLSYVTVAWILGLGGLFAVAIYDPPVASGIARLSFAATAVAGVALIAYLGFHRYDRAVMLIPTWALILCWLFGAWMTVTGQLANDIVQPALGGGLVLIVLLMGFTVMQHAFAGGAYHQGLFSDMERQAMALAGSGDTVWDWDVTRDRVVTSPDLSPQLGLSPGSLAGPARLWLPRVHADDRDRFRTTLDVLLEHRKGRLNHQFRMRAEDGHYHWMALRARPVLGSNGEVIRCVGTIIDVTEQKTSEDRLLHDAVHDNLTGLPNRQLFVDRLETMINMAERYPDVRPSVFMIDLDRFKQVNDRLGMSVGDTILLALTRRLKRLLKPQDTLARIAGDQFGLVLVSEQDAVKVAALAEAISKAIAAPIDFAGQDIRLTASIGVVTWVENNAIPDDLIKDAELAMYQAKRFGGNRIEPFRPAFRTVGSDRQRLESDLRRALERRELTLVYQPIVELKDAEIAGFEALLRWEDPKRGTVPPSEFIPIAEASDLILELGMYALKQSAEDLARWQEAVGEVAGFMSVNLSSAQLLKSDLCNDVIKAISASRCDPKRFRLELTETLVMHNPQQALMTLSRLADAGIGLTLDDFGTGHSSLAYLTRFPFKTLKIDRSLVIDQSDKGGVLIRSIVDLAKKLDMQVVAEGVKSEEDAIKLSEIGCDYGQSFLFGPPIGSDSVLKLLKERFPVSKPN
- a CDS encoding GNAT family N-acetyltransferase; this encodes MAPPVFRFRGRAQEEFRIEGERTFLRHPQAGDFAEWSQLRAASRAFLEPWEPRWPEDDLTRPAFRYRIRRYDADREAGLALPLFVCQKANGRLVGGVTLGTIRRGAAECCSLGYWMGHQYAGKGLMHDALKSLLPHVFERMRLHRIEAACIPDNARSQRLLENVGFRREGYLNGYLKINGAWRDHLLYALIAEDWRVARSKGSGSGG
- a CDS encoding protein-disulfide reductase DsbD domain-containing protein; protein product: MLKSLCRLSPRRVLLLIAAPVTALVLALSPASALDSGWAETEGGRMRLVIDPAADQDGTIRGVLDIDLEPGWKTYWRDPGSAGIPPMLDASASRNVVLETMHYPPPVRVDDGYAIWAGYTAPVRFPLTFRRTGSGRVQIRAMAFVGICEKICVPFQADFTVDLAEGSVADDGAPSIVADAFARLPEAPGADFKVETARFDAESKSLEIAARLPGFRPSGVTPDLFVAGPQGFAFAPPQLVSDEAGLATWTVRIEGLPEPAPDAGVAGENLDIVVTLGQRAIGLSLPTGRAPLN